A section of the Streptomyces sp. CG1 genome encodes:
- a CDS encoding aspartate/glutamate racemase family protein, whose amino-acid sequence MDVTFLGGPRLQRGVGVVAPFDFALDRELWRWVPDEVSLHLTRTPFVPVEVSLDLARLVSEHETLGDAVRALTAVAPEVVAYACTSGSFVGGVTGERAMRAAMSLAGAPPSVTTSGALLDALAELGIQRLALVTPYTVSVTRALEEFVAEAGVQVTGCAFMGLTGEIWRVPYRDVVAMAREAVRPGSADALFISCTNLPTYDVIPQLEAELRIPVLSANQVTMWAALRRLGTRAVGPYQALLDESARAWPPVLPEETQERQEGPS is encoded by the coding sequence ATGGACGTCACTTTTCTCGGCGGCCCCCGCCTCCAGCGCGGTGTCGGAGTGGTCGCCCCTTTTGACTTCGCCCTCGACCGCGAGCTGTGGCGGTGGGTGCCCGACGAGGTGTCGCTGCATCTGACCCGGACCCCGTTCGTGCCGGTCGAGGTGAGCCTGGACCTGGCCCGGCTGGTCAGTGAGCACGAGACGCTCGGCGACGCCGTGCGCGCGCTGACCGCCGTCGCGCCCGAGGTCGTCGCCTACGCCTGCACCTCCGGCAGCTTCGTCGGCGGGGTCACCGGGGAGCGGGCGATGCGCGCGGCGATGAGCCTGGCCGGGGCCCCGCCCTCGGTGACGACCTCCGGGGCGCTGCTGGACGCGCTGGCCGAGCTGGGCATCCAGCGGCTCGCGCTGGTCACGCCGTACACGGTGTCCGTCACCCGGGCGCTGGAGGAGTTCGTCGCCGAGGCCGGCGTCCAGGTGACCGGGTGCGCCTTCATGGGGCTGACCGGGGAGATCTGGCGGGTGCCGTACCGGGACGTCGTCGCCATGGCGCGGGAGGCGGTCCGCCCCGGCAGCGCCGACGCGCTCTTCATCTCGTGCACCAATCTGCCGACGTACGACGTGATCCCCCAGCTGGAGGCCGAGCTGCGCATCCCGGTGCTGTCCGCCAACCAGGTCACGATGTGGGCGGCGCTGCGCCGGCTGGGTACCCGAGCCGTGGGGCCGTATCAGGCGCTGCTGGACGAGTCGGCGCGCGCCTGGCCCCCGGTGCTGCCGGAAGAGACGCAGGAACGCCAGGAAGGGCCGTCATGA
- a CDS encoding IS256 family transposase, translated as MTAPDSLPLHALAEDNLAAASPDLLRAMVKTFADALMSAEADALCNAEYGQVSDERVNHRNGYRPREWDTRAGTIELAIPKLRSGSYFPHWLLERRRRAEQALISVVATAYLLGVSTRRVEKLAESLGVTQLSKSQVSAMAKHLDEQVTAFRNRPLDAGPYAFVWVDALTQKVREGGRIINVHALIAVGVNADGHREILGLDVATAEDGAGWLAFLRSLIARGLSGVQLVISDAHMGLVNAIGATLPGASWQRCRTHYARALLSQVPKSAQPWVATLLRTVFEQPDTDAVQAQMRNVLDALEAKFPKAAAHLDAAQGDVLAFTAFPREIWRQIWSNNPQERLNKEIRRRTDVVGIFPDRTALIRLVGAVLAEQNDEWTEARRYMGLDLLAKARLHPIESETGDTVLPTELTA; from the coding sequence ATGACCGCACCCGACAGTCTGCCCCTGCACGCCCTCGCCGAGGACAACCTCGCCGCGGCGAGTCCCGATCTGCTGCGCGCGATGGTCAAGACGTTCGCCGACGCACTCATGTCCGCGGAGGCGGATGCCCTCTGCAATGCCGAATACGGCCAGGTCAGCGACGAGAGAGTCAACCACCGCAACGGCTACCGCCCGCGCGAGTGGGACACGAGGGCGGGCACGATCGAACTGGCCATCCCCAAGCTGCGCAGCGGGAGTTACTTCCCGCACTGGCTGCTGGAACGCAGGCGGCGGGCCGAGCAGGCCCTCATCAGCGTGGTCGCCACCGCCTACCTGCTCGGTGTCTCGACCCGCCGAGTGGAAAAGCTCGCCGAGAGCCTCGGCGTCACCCAGCTATCGAAGTCCCAGGTCAGCGCCATGGCCAAGCACCTGGACGAACAGGTCACAGCCTTCCGTAACCGCCCCCTGGACGCCGGCCCCTACGCGTTCGTCTGGGTGGACGCACTCACGCAGAAAGTCCGCGAGGGCGGCCGCATCATCAACGTCCACGCACTGATCGCGGTCGGCGTAAATGCCGACGGGCACCGCGAGATCCTCGGCCTGGACGTGGCCACCGCCGAGGACGGCGCCGGCTGGCTGGCCTTCCTGCGCTCGCTGATCGCCCGCGGCCTGTCCGGCGTCCAACTGGTCATCTCCGACGCGCACATGGGCCTGGTCAACGCAATCGGCGCGACTCTGCCCGGCGCGAGCTGGCAGCGATGTCGTACTCACTACGCCCGCGCGCTGCTGAGCCAGGTGCCCAAGTCGGCCCAGCCGTGGGTGGCCACGCTGCTGCGGACCGTCTTCGAACAGCCTGACACCGATGCCGTCCAGGCCCAGATGCGGAACGTCCTCGATGCCCTGGAAGCCAAGTTCCCCAAAGCCGCGGCCCACTTGGACGCCGCTCAGGGCGACGTCCTGGCGTTCACCGCATTCCCGCGCGAGATCTGGCGGCAGATCTGGTCGAACAATCCGCAGGAACGGCTCAACAAGGAGATCCGCCGCCGCACCGACGTGGTCGGCATCTTCCCCGACCGCACGGCCCTGATCCGCCTGGTCGGCGCGGTGCTGGCCGAGCAGAACGACGAGTGGACCGAGGCCCGCCGCTACATGGGACTCGACCTGCTCGCCAAGGCCCGCCTCCACCCGATCGAGTCAGAAACCGGCGACACCGTCCTCCCGACCGAACTCACCGCATAG
- the ehuC gene encoding ectoine/hydroxyectoine ABC transporter permease subunit EhuC: protein MTSGLWELVLKGVWTTIQLLVFGALLATAVSFVVGVARTHRLWIVRFVAGVYTEVFRGTSALVMIFWVYFVLPIVSGWQLVPLWAGTLALGLTYGAYGSEIVRGALNAVDPAQKEGGIALSFTPAQRLRLIVLPQAVPEMIPSFCNLLIELLKGTALVSVMGMGDLTFSANLVRLALQQSAEIYTYVLLIYFAIAFVLTRLMRGLEKRLKAGVGKDPGTERAARDLKRAQTTGVGVAGGAGVGGGAA, encoded by the coding sequence ATGACCTCGGGGCTGTGGGAACTCGTACTCAAGGGTGTCTGGACCACCATCCAGCTGCTGGTGTTCGGCGCGCTGCTGGCCACGGCGGTGTCGTTCGTCGTCGGCGTCGCGCGGACTCATCGGCTGTGGATCGTGCGCTTCGTCGCCGGCGTGTACACCGAGGTGTTCCGCGGCACCTCGGCGCTGGTGATGATCTTCTGGGTGTACTTCGTGCTGCCGATCGTCTCCGGCTGGCAGCTGGTGCCACTGTGGGCGGGCACGCTCGCGCTCGGTCTGACGTACGGCGCGTACGGCTCGGAGATCGTGCGCGGTGCCCTCAACGCGGTGGACCCGGCGCAGAAGGAGGGCGGGATCGCGCTCAGTTTCACGCCTGCGCAGCGGCTCAGGCTCATCGTGCTGCCGCAAGCCGTGCCGGAGATGATCCCGTCGTTCTGCAATCTGCTGATCGAGCTGCTCAAGGGCACCGCGCTGGTGTCGGTCATGGGCATGGGCGATCTGACGTTCAGCGCGAACCTGGTCCGGCTGGCGCTGCAGCAGAGCGCGGAGATCTATACGTACGTCCTGCTGATCTACTTCGCGATCGCCTTCGTGCTCACCCGGCTGATGCGCGGCCTGGAGAAACGGCTGAAGGCCGGGGTCGGCAAGGATCCCGGGACCGAGCGGGCGGCGCGTGATCTCAAGCGGGCCCAGACGACCGGTGTGGGCGTCGCGGGCGGCGCGGGCGTGGGCGGAGGTGCCGCATGA
- a CDS encoding ATP-binding protein has translation MRTPALRPLTGNVPGYTQTLALRPESAALARRSVRTTLACWGLESLADDAELIASELVTNAVEHARPQRASDEDPGRCRLTLERPDDATVWLTVADSSPRNLVRRSPTTDDDTGRGLTLVEAVSSRWTAQRSRAGKVVWAELRVTA, from the coding sequence ATGAGGACGCCGGCACTACGCCCGCTCACCGGAAACGTCCCCGGCTACACCCAAACCTTGGCCCTGCGACCGGAGTCGGCGGCCCTTGCGCGCCGCTCAGTCAGGACCACGCTCGCATGCTGGGGCCTGGAATCCCTGGCCGACGACGCCGAGTTGATCGCGTCGGAGCTGGTCACGAATGCCGTTGAACATGCGCGTCCGCAGAGAGCGAGTGATGAGGACCCCGGGCGGTGTCGGTTGACCTTGGAGCGGCCGGACGATGCCACGGTGTGGCTCACCGTCGCGGACTCCTCGCCGCGCAACCTCGTACGGCGCTCACCGACGACGGACGACGACACCGGGCGCGGCCTGACGCTGGTCGAGGCGGTCTCCTCGCGCTGGACGGCGCAGCGCAGCCGTGCGGGGAAAGTGGTGTGGGCTGAGCTGCGGGTGACAGCGTGA
- the ehuB gene encoding ectoine/hydroxyectoine ABC transporter substrate-binding protein EhuB, which translates to MAPPLGNDVHTFRSGLRRSRRSVLGGLAALGAVGTLGTAGCTRVAEASGKKGGDLLERLKAQGIVRLGIAGEVPFGYIDKDGQLTGEAPELAKVIFKRLGVGKVQPVPTEFGSLIPGLNSQQFDVVAAGMYVNPERCQQVIFADPDYQMLDSFIVRKGNPLGLHSYKDVVAKKAKFATGTGYAEIEYAVEAGYKQSDILIVPDQVAGMNAVEAGRVDVFAGTALTTREVVKKSAKAEATAPFAPLVKGKPHVDGGAFAFRPTETNLRDAFNVELHKMKQSGELFRILRPFGFTRAEMTDLTAKELCGG; encoded by the coding sequence ATGGCTCCACCACTTGGGAACGACGTACACACATTCCGGTCGGGACTCAGACGCAGTCGGCGGTCGGTGCTCGGCGGCCTCGCGGCCCTCGGCGCCGTCGGCACCCTGGGTACCGCGGGCTGCACCCGCGTGGCCGAGGCCTCGGGCAAGAAGGGCGGTGACCTGCTCGAACGGCTGAAGGCGCAGGGCATCGTACGGCTCGGGATCGCGGGTGAGGTCCCCTTCGGGTACATCGACAAGGACGGGCAGCTGACCGGGGAGGCGCCCGAGCTGGCCAAGGTGATCTTCAAGCGGCTGGGGGTCGGCAAGGTGCAGCCGGTGCCGACCGAGTTCGGGTCGCTGATTCCGGGGCTCAACTCTCAGCAGTTCGATGTCGTGGCCGCCGGGATGTACGTCAATCCGGAGCGCTGCCAGCAGGTGATCTTCGCCGACCCGGACTATCAGATGCTCGATTCGTTCATTGTGCGCAAGGGCAATCCGCTGGGGCTGCACTCCTACAAGGACGTCGTCGCGAAGAAGGCGAAGTTCGCCACCGGCACCGGATACGCCGAGATCGAGTACGCCGTCGAGGCCGGGTACAAGCAGAGCGACATTCTCATCGTCCCGGACCAGGTCGCCGGGATGAACGCCGTCGAGGCGGGCCGTGTCGACGTCTTCGCCGGTACGGCGCTCACCACCCGCGAGGTGGTGAAGAAGTCGGCCAAGGCCGAGGCCACCGCGCCCTTCGCGCCGCTCGTCAAGGGCAAGCCGCATGTCGACGGTGGGGCCTTCGCGTTCCGGCCGACCGAGACGAACCTGCGGGACGCGTTCAACGTCGAGCTGCACAAGATGAAGCAGAGCGGCGAGCTGTTCCGGATCCTCAGGCCGTTCGGCTTCACCAGGGCCGAGATGACCGACCTCACCGCGAAGGAGCTGTGCGGCGGATGA
- a CDS encoding XRE family transcriptional regulator, whose translation MAETRNEALAAWLERHGMSARELADAVNDAVRDLTGRVGTTSERTVFRWLSGENQWPQERQRRALETVTGLAVRVLGFVPRGKTKTSLPPAALPEDPDVIRRRFCGAATGTAVAVAFPHIASPNSRPQRVGTSDVIRLRDSVETLVQLDAERGGRTALERTALAGADEALGLQHRTVTQRVRQRLYAVASDFVSTAAWSMIDAGYLDTAGKHLDRALTLAGMSQDPDMTMQVWNLRAMLARQRRDFGEAVAAAEAAQATTIARRSPLHASLAHARAAISRAHAGDRRAALHSLGRAEDALDRADASAPRPSWIAFYGPAELHSLTAIVQDLVGDPAQAEAASYRALGALPDTYRRNRAHTTARLALAQLHQGDVEQACATSADVFEIMAGDPLPGRMRQLLGDFHRDLITLAPPRVAHEWTDRYRTEWSIA comes from the coding sequence ATGGCGGAGACCAGAAACGAAGCCTTGGCCGCCTGGCTCGAACGGCATGGCATGTCGGCCCGAGAACTGGCTGATGCCGTGAACGACGCCGTCCGCGACCTCACCGGCAGAGTCGGCACCACGTCCGAACGGACTGTGTTCCGCTGGCTGTCCGGCGAGAACCAATGGCCCCAAGAACGCCAGCGCCGGGCCTTGGAGACCGTCACCGGCCTGGCCGTCCGCGTCCTGGGGTTCGTGCCTCGAGGGAAAACCAAGACCTCATTACCCCCAGCGGCACTACCGGAGGACCCCGACGTGATTCGCCGCAGGTTCTGCGGCGCGGCCACCGGCACCGCCGTTGCCGTCGCCTTTCCCCATATCGCCTCCCCGAACTCCCGCCCGCAACGCGTCGGCACCTCCGACGTCATCCGGCTACGCGACAGCGTTGAGACCCTCGTCCAGCTCGACGCCGAGCGGGGAGGACGCACCGCCCTCGAACGCACCGCCCTCGCCGGAGCCGACGAGGCTCTGGGCCTCCAACACCGCACCGTCACCCAGCGCGTACGCCAACGCCTGTACGCCGTAGCCTCCGACTTCGTCTCAACTGCGGCATGGTCGATGATCGACGCCGGGTACCTCGACACCGCCGGCAAACATCTCGACCGTGCGCTGACCCTCGCTGGAATGTCCCAGGACCCGGACATGACCATGCAGGTCTGGAACCTGCGCGCCATGCTTGCCCGCCAGCGAAGGGACTTCGGCGAAGCCGTCGCCGCCGCCGAGGCCGCACAGGCGACGACCATCGCCCGCCGCAGTCCCCTGCATGCCTCCCTTGCCCACGCCCGAGCCGCAATCAGCCGCGCGCATGCCGGGGACAGGCGCGCGGCTCTGCACTCCCTCGGCCGCGCCGAAGACGCCCTGGACCGGGCGGACGCATCCGCCCCGCGGCCGTCCTGGATCGCCTTCTACGGTCCCGCAGAGCTGCACTCACTCACCGCCATCGTCCAGGACCTCGTAGGCGATCCGGCGCAGGCTGAGGCAGCCTCCTACAGGGCACTCGGCGCGCTCCCGGACACCTACCGGCGCAATCGCGCACACACCACTGCGCGCCTTGCCCTCGCACAACTCCACCAGGGTGACGTCGAGCAGGCATGCGCCACCAGCGCCGACGTGTTCGAGATCATGGCTGGTGACCCTCTGCCCGGCCGCATGCGCCAACTCCTGGGCGACTTCCACCGCGACCTGATCACCCTCGCACCCCCACGCGTCGCGCACGAGTGGACCGACCGCTACCGGACGGAATGGAGCATTGCATGA
- a CDS encoding DUF6087 family protein → MSGAHAKPSRLGHAASAWARRTSRMIVEWDGCPWAPVTMMESYAAACWILNPVPEPPQSEELPPTAWFGAPPGFCLALLCIRPTRTQSAEPRPAPVTSAGVVYQRPLGDLFFEAMR, encoded by the coding sequence GTGAGCGGCGCGCACGCGAAACCGTCACGGCTCGGCCACGCGGCGAGCGCATGGGCGCGCAGGACATCCCGAATGATCGTGGAATGGGATGGCTGCCCATGGGCTCCAGTGACCATGATGGAGAGCTACGCTGCGGCCTGCTGGATACTCAACCCGGTCCCCGAACCCCCGCAGTCGGAGGAATTGCCGCCCACCGCATGGTTTGGTGCTCCACCAGGGTTCTGTCTGGCGCTGCTCTGCATCCGACCAACCCGAACGCAGTCCGCCGAGCCGCGGCCCGCGCCGGTCACGTCCGCTGGAGTGGTGTATCAACGGCCACTCGGTGATCTCTTCTTTGAGGCTATGCGGTGA
- a CDS encoding DUF3830 family protein gives MADRFVTVSLDKRDVHCTARLLTDRAPLTCEAVWKTLPLAGDVYHAKYARNEIYALFPPFASTEPPLENPTVTPIPGDLCYFSFAGAELGTKAYGYDREVRPGTTVVDLALFYERNNLLLNGDVGWVPGIVWGQVVEGLEVMAEACNDLWRTGAAGETLSFRRAA, from the coding sequence ATGGCCGATCGATTCGTCACCGTCTCGCTCGACAAGCGGGACGTGCACTGCACGGCGCGACTCCTGACCGACCGCGCCCCCCTGACCTGCGAGGCGGTATGGAAGACACTGCCCCTCGCGGGCGACGTCTACCACGCCAAATACGCGCGCAACGAGATCTACGCCCTCTTCCCGCCGTTCGCCTCCACGGAACCCCCACTGGAGAACCCGACGGTCACCCCGATTCCCGGCGACCTCTGTTACTTCTCCTTCGCCGGCGCCGAACTGGGCACGAAGGCCTACGGCTACGACCGCGAGGTCCGCCCCGGCACCACGGTGGTCGACCTGGCCCTGTTCTACGAGCGCAACAACCTCCTCCTCAACGGCGACGTGGGCTGGGTACCGGGGATCGTGTGGGGCCAGGTGGTGGAGGGGCTGGAGGTGATGGCGGAGGCCTGCAACGATCTGTGGCGGACGGGGGCGGCGGGGGAGACGCTCAGTTTCCGGCGGGCTGCCTGA
- a CDS encoding decarboxylase produces the protein MTALGFLYPGHSAEDDYPRIEQLLGSNIRVDLVHTDIGEDAHRVAALREMGSAERLTAGMETLRLTGAETVVWACTSGGFVHGWEGAQEQVRMLARLAGMPASSTSFAFVHAAREIGVRRVAVGATYPEDIGGLFAQFLRAGGLEVAGVRSSGIITAAEVGTWGEEDVLTLARAADVPDAEAVLLPDTALHTAAYLQLLEKALSKPVLTANQVTVWEGLRLADRRVNAPSLGTLFTREPIVQV, from the coding sequence ATGACCGCACTCGGATTCCTCTACCCGGGCCACTCCGCCGAGGACGACTATCCACGCATCGAGCAGCTCCTGGGCAGCAATATCCGGGTGGACCTGGTCCACACCGACATCGGCGAGGACGCGCACCGGGTGGCGGCGCTGCGCGAGATGGGCTCCGCGGAGCGGCTCACGGCGGGCATGGAGACCCTGCGGCTGACCGGGGCCGAGACGGTGGTGTGGGCCTGTACCAGCGGCGGGTTCGTGCACGGCTGGGAGGGCGCGCAGGAGCAGGTGCGCATGCTTGCCCGGCTGGCCGGGATGCCCGCGTCCTCGACGTCGTTCGCCTTCGTGCACGCGGCCCGGGAGATCGGGGTACGGCGGGTCGCCGTCGGGGCGACCTACCCGGAGGACATCGGCGGGCTGTTCGCGCAGTTCCTGCGGGCCGGTGGTCTGGAGGTGGCCGGGGTGCGCTCCTCGGGGATCATCACGGCCGCGGAGGTCGGCACGTGGGGCGAGGAGGACGTGCTGACGCTGGCGCGGGCGGCGGACGTCCCGGACGCGGAGGCCGTACTCCTCCCGGACACGGCCCTGCACACGGCCGCGTATCTGCAGCTGCTGGAGAAGGCTCTGTCCAAGCCGGTGCTCACGGCCAACCAGGTGACAGTGTGGGAGGGGCTGCGGCTGGCCGACCGGCGGGTGAACGCGCCCTCGCTGGGGACGCTGTTCACGAGGGAGCCGATCGTCCAGGTCTGA
- a CDS encoding N-acetyltransferase family protein — MTTATVELRRYGHDDLPAIRQTLLDVHADAYADDMTEFDERFPWFVDHWGGNPGFSCVIGYDGGEPVGFAYGAPAAPGREWWREHLTEPLADDSTFSVSELMVRPKWRKTGTAGRLHAVLLEDRPEALAVLLVDPGHLRVQSLYETWGYRKIGNRQPFPDSPNFAVMLRDLR, encoded by the coding sequence ATGACCACGGCCACCGTCGAACTGCGCCGCTACGGGCACGACGACCTACCCGCTATCAGGCAAACGCTCCTCGACGTCCACGCCGATGCCTACGCCGACGACATGACAGAGTTCGATGAGAGGTTCCCCTGGTTCGTGGACCACTGGGGAGGCAACCCGGGTTTCTCGTGCGTCATCGGCTACGACGGCGGCGAGCCGGTCGGCTTCGCGTACGGGGCCCCGGCCGCCCCGGGCCGCGAGTGGTGGCGCGAGCACCTGACCGAGCCGCTGGCGGATGACTCGACGTTCAGCGTGTCTGAGCTGATGGTGCGACCGAAGTGGCGCAAGACCGGCACCGCTGGGCGCTTGCACGCAGTGCTTCTCGAGGACCGACCGGAGGCCCTGGCCGTGCTCCTGGTCGACCCCGGCCATCTCAGGGTGCAGTCGCTTTACGAGACGTGGGGATACCGGAAGATCGGCAACCGTCAGCCCTTCCCGGACTCACCGAACTTCGCAGTGATGCTCCGCGACCTGCGCTGA
- a CDS encoding amidase yields the protein MQLTDLTAVQLLDGYRKGEFSPVEATEQALERARRIQPEVNAFVRLTEEDALARARESAERWRRGEPAGLLDGVPVTVKDILLMRGHPTLRGSKTIAEQGSWDEDAPSVARLREHGAVFLGKTTTPEFGWKGVTDSPQSGITRNPHRPSRTAGGSSGGSAAAVALGAGPLSLGTDGGGSIRIPAAFCGIFGLKPTYGRVPLYPSSPFGTLSHTGPMTRDAADAALLLDVIGVPDARDWSALPPAPVSFREALRDGVHGLRVAYSPCLGGQVAVQPAVASAVRRAVASLADLGAYVEETDPDFSDPVEAFHALWFSGAARLTERFSPRKRQLLDPGLREICLQGARLTALDYLAAVDTRMDLGRRMGRFHERYDLLVTPALPVTAFEAGVEVPRGSAYGRWTGWTPFTYPFNLTQQPAATVPVGTDGDGLPVGMQLVAARHRDDLVLRAAHALYEAGVGSAAPVASGVA from the coding sequence ATGCAACTCACCGACCTGACCGCCGTCCAGCTCCTCGACGGATACCGCAAGGGCGAGTTCAGCCCGGTGGAGGCGACCGAGCAGGCGCTGGAACGGGCCCGGCGGATCCAGCCGGAGGTGAACGCGTTCGTGCGGCTCACCGAGGAGGACGCGCTGGCCCGGGCCCGGGAGTCGGCGGAGCGCTGGCGCCGTGGTGAGCCGGCCGGGCTGCTCGACGGGGTACCGGTGACGGTCAAGGACATCCTGCTCATGCGCGGCCACCCGACCCTGCGCGGCTCGAAAACCATTGCCGAGCAAGGGAGTTGGGACGAGGACGCGCCCTCGGTGGCCCGGCTGCGTGAACACGGCGCGGTGTTCCTGGGCAAGACGACAACGCCCGAGTTCGGCTGGAAGGGCGTGACGGACTCCCCCCAGTCGGGCATCACCCGCAACCCGCACCGCCCCTCCCGCACCGCCGGCGGCTCCAGCGGGGGCAGCGCGGCGGCGGTCGCGCTCGGCGCGGGCCCGCTGTCGCTGGGCACGGACGGCGGCGGCAGCATCCGCATCCCGGCCGCGTTCTGCGGCATCTTCGGCCTGAAACCGACGTACGGCCGAGTGCCTCTCTACCCCTCGAGCCCGTTCGGCACGCTGTCGCACACGGGCCCGATGACCCGGGACGCGGCGGATGCGGCCCTGCTGCTGGACGTCATCGGCGTGCCGGACGCCCGCGACTGGTCGGCGCTGCCGCCGGCGCCGGTGTCCTTCAGGGAGGCCCTGAGGGACGGCGTGCACGGCCTGCGGGTGGCGTACTCCCCGTGCCTGGGCGGCCAGGTCGCGGTCCAGCCGGCGGTCGCGTCGGCCGTACGGCGCGCGGTGGCCTCGCTGGCCGACCTCGGCGCGTACGTCGAGGAGACCGACCCCGACTTCAGCGACCCGGTCGAGGCGTTCCACGCCCTCTGGTTCAGCGGCGCGGCCCGCCTCACCGAACGCTTCTCCCCGCGCAAGCGGCAGCTGCTGGACCCAGGCCTGCGCGAGATCTGCCTCCAGGGCGCCCGGCTGACCGCGCTCGACTACCTGGCCGCGGTGGACACCCGCATGGACCTCGGCCGCCGCATGGGCCGCTTCCACGAACGGTACGACCTGCTGGTGACACCGGCACTGCCGGTGACGGCGTTCGAGGCGGGCGTGGAGGTACCGCGGGGGTCGGCATACGGGCGCTGGACGGGCTGGACCCCGTTCACCTACCCCTTCAACCTCACCCAGCAGCCCGCGGCGACCGTCCCGGTGGGCACGGACGGGGACGGGCTGCCGGTGGGCATGCAACTCGTGGCTGCCCGGCACCGGGATGATCTGGTGCTGCGGGCGGCGCATGCGCTGTACGAGGCCGGGGTGGGTTCGGCGGCGCCGGTCGCCTCGGGCGTGGCTTAG
- a CDS encoding D-2-hydroxyacid dehydrogenase, producing the protein MTSLPTLLVLDAEPPPRLGRLTGRARIIHTDAAHLAERLPTADALLIWDFTSHAVREAWPGDGPRPRWVHTASAGVDHLMCPELASSDTVVTNARGIFDQPIAEYVAALVLAVAKDLPRTLELQRERSWRHREGRRVAGTRACVLGSGPIGRAIVRTLKALGVTTALVGRVPRTGVYGPADLDRLMSRADWVIAAAPLTEQTNRMFDTHRFGVMQPSAFFINVGRGQLVDEDALAHALTHRWIAGAALDVFTAEPLPEDNPLWDLPGLIISPHMSGDTVGWRDELGTQFVELYERWAAGRSLVNVVDKKRGYVPGH; encoded by the coding sequence ATGACGTCCCTCCCCACCCTCCTCGTGCTGGACGCCGAGCCGCCGCCCCGGCTCGGCCGGCTCACCGGCCGCGCCCGGATCATCCACACGGACGCGGCGCACCTGGCCGAGCGGCTGCCGACGGCGGACGCCCTCCTGATCTGGGACTTCACCTCGCACGCGGTGCGCGAGGCCTGGCCGGGGGACGGACCCAGGCCGCGCTGGGTGCATACGGCGAGCGCGGGCGTGGATCATCTGATGTGCCCGGAACTCGCCTCGTCCGACACGGTGGTGACCAACGCGCGGGGGATCTTCGACCAGCCGATCGCCGAGTACGTGGCGGCGCTCGTGCTCGCAGTCGCCAAGGATCTTCCGCGCACGCTGGAACTGCAGCGGGAGCGGAGCTGGCGGCACCGGGAGGGCCGGCGGGTGGCGGGCACGCGCGCGTGCGTGCTCGGTTCGGGCCCGATCGGCCGGGCGATCGTACGGACCCTGAAGGCGCTCGGCGTGACGACGGCGCTGGTCGGAAGGGTCCCGCGGACGGGCGTCTACGGCCCGGCCGACCTGGACCGGCTGATGTCCCGCGCGGACTGGGTGATCGCGGCGGCGCCGCTCACCGAGCAGACGAACCGCATGTTCGACACCCACCGCTTCGGCGTCATGCAACCCTCGGCCTTCTTCATCAACGTCGGCCGCGGCCAGCTCGTCGACGAGGACGCCCTCGCCCACGCGCTGACCCACCGCTGGATCGCAGGCGCCGCGCTCGACGTCTTCACCGCCGAACCCCTCCCCGAGGACAACCCACTGTGGGATCTGCCCGGTCTGATCATCTCCCCGCACATGAGCGGCGACACGGTCGGCTGGCGGGATGAACTGGGAACGCAGTTCGTGGAGTTGTACGAGCGGTGGGCGGCGGGCAGATCACTGGTGAACGTGGTCGACAAGAAACGCGGCTACGTCCCCGGCCACTGA
- a CDS encoding HD family hydrolase, which yields MSEELTAVARFLYEAGTLKQSKRTGWWMAGVKDPESVADHSWRTALIATIIAKLEGADPARAAFLAVWHDSQETRTGDVNHLGKKYTDGEADPETITADQVAGMPAVVADAVKDLIAEYEGKESLEARCARDADKLECMIQGVEYRDQGYANVQRWIDNSRGRITTKSGQELADAVLKTGSLDWLHAALGER from the coding sequence GTGTCCGAGGAGCTGACTGCGGTGGCCCGTTTCCTTTACGAGGCGGGGACGCTGAAGCAGAGCAAGCGGACCGGTTGGTGGATGGCTGGTGTCAAGGACCCTGAGTCGGTCGCGGATCACTCCTGGCGCACCGCCCTCATCGCCACGATCATCGCGAAACTCGAAGGAGCCGACCCGGCCCGAGCCGCATTCCTCGCCGTGTGGCACGACAGCCAGGAAACCCGTACCGGCGACGTCAACCACCTGGGCAAGAAGTACACCGATGGCGAGGCCGACCCCGAGACGATCACCGCCGACCAAGTCGCCGGCATGCCCGCGGTGGTGGCCGATGCGGTCAAGGACCTGATTGCCGAGTACGAGGGCAAGGAGTCCCTGGAGGCCCGATGCGCGAGGGACGCGGACAAGCTGGAGTGCATGATCCAGGGCGTCGAGTACCGCGATCAGGGGTACGCCAACGTCCAGCGGTGGATCGACAACAGCCGCGGCCGGATCACCACCAAGAGCGGCCAGGAACTCGCGGACGCAGTACTGAAGACAGGGTCCCTGGACTGGCTCCACGCCGCGCTCGGCGAGCGGTAG